AAGTTTATAGGCATGTTCCCCAAATAAATTTTTTATCGCTTGAGTTTCATTTTTATCATTTAATTCTGTTGAAGTTCCATGTGCATTTATGTAATCAATATCAGTTAAATTAATTTCTCCATCCCGAACAGCTTCTCTCATAGATCTAAAAGCGCCTTCACCTTCCGGCGGTGGAGCAGTTACATGATATGCATCACCGGTTAAACCAACTCCAATAATTTCTCCATAAATTTTAGCACCTCTTTTTACTGCATGTTCGTATTCTTCAAGTATAATTGAACCGGAACCTTCGCCCATTACAAAACCATTTCTATCTTTATCGAAAGGTCTTGAAGCAACTTCCGGTTTATCATTCCATGTAGATATTGCACGAGCTGAATTAAATCCACCAATTGACATTGGAGTAATTGCAGCTTCAGATCCACCCGAAACCATTAAATCTGCAGAACCTCTTTGAACAAGCATAAACGCATCTGCAATTGCGTGAGATGAAGTTGCGCATGCAGAAGTAGTTGCATAATTAGGTCCTTTTAAACCATATTTAATTGAAATATGTCCCGCAGCAATATCAGAAATCATCATTGGTATAAAAAACGGACTTATTTTTCTTGGACCACCTTCAATATAGTTTGTGTGTTGACTTTCCCAAGTATCCATTCCACCAATTCCGCTTCCATAAATAACCCCAAATCTTTCTTTATTAACTTGATCTAGATTAATTCCGGAATCATTCATTGCCATTTCCGCAGTTACTAATGCATAATGTGTAAAAGGATCCATTCTTTTTAAAGCTTTTATATCAATAAAATTAGTTGCGTCAAAATTTTTAAGTTCGCATGCAAATTTTGTTGCAAATTCAGTTGTATCAAATTTCGTAATTAATGCTGCACCAGATTTTCCGTTGAGCAATCCATTCCAAAATTCACTTAAACTATTACCAATTGGAGTTAGTGCGCCCATTCCGGTAATTACAACTCTTCTTTTATTCATATAAAACCTTAAAATTATTTTATGATATTTTGAAGGACAACAAATAATATATTCCGCTGCAAATCAGTAAATTGATTTGCGCGGAATTAATTTTATTTTTTGTAAAAATTATTTTGCAACTTTTTCCGATAAATATTTTGTAGCATCCCCAACTGTTGTAATTTTTTCTGCATCTTCATCTGGAATAGATATATCAAATTCTGATTCGAAACCCATTACTAATTCAACAATATCCAAAGAATCAGCGCCTAAATCATTTGTAAAAGAAGCTGTTGGTGTAATTTGTGATTCTTCAACACCTAACTTATCCATTATTATCTCTTTTACTTTTGCTTCAACATCCATATTATACTCCTTTAATTTATGAAATTGAATTTGTGGTTACATTACCATTCCGCCATCAACGGAAATTACTTGTCCGGTTATATAATCGGCTTTATTGCTGCAAAGAAATTTAACTAAATTTGCAACATCTTCTGCTTTGCCCATTCTTTTAAGTGGAATATTTTGCAACAAAGTTTCTCTTTGTTTTTCATTGAGTTCAGCAGTCATTTCGGTTTCTATAAAACCAGGCGTAACTGCGTTAACATTAATATTCCTTGAGGCAAATTCTTTTGCAGTGGATTTTGTAAATCCAATTATTCCAGCTTTGGAAGCTGCGTAATTTGCTTGCCCAGCATTTCCAATTAAACCAACGACGGAACTAATATTAACAATTCTTCCAAACTTTTGTTTCATCATTGGTTTAAATGCAGCTTTTGTTAGATTAAAAACGCTCTTTAAATTTATATTTATTACATCATCAAAATCTTTTTCACTCATTCGTAACAATAAATTATCTTTTGTAATTCCGGCATTATTAACAAGAAAATCAATCCTACCAAATTTATTTAAAACTTCATCAATAATTTTTTGCGAATCCTCTGTTGAAGAAATATTAACTTTATAACCAATTACAGAAATGCCAGAATTTAAAAATTGATTTTCAATTTCTTTAGCTATTAATTCACTACTATTGTAAATAAAAGCAATATTTGTTTGAAATCCTAAATTTGAATTATCAGCAAACGCATTAACTATTGCTCTTCCAATTCCTCTTGTTCCACCGGTAATTACAGCAACTTTATTTTCTGACATATTCAACTACTTTTTAATTACAATAATTTATAAAAAAAAATGATTTTATAAAATTTTATTTAAAT
The nucleotide sequence above comes from Ignavibacteriota bacterium. Encoded proteins:
- the fabG gene encoding 3-oxoacyl-[acyl-carrier-protein] reductase, with the protein product MSENKVAVITGGTRGIGRAIVNAFADNSNLGFQTNIAFIYNSSELIAKEIENQFLNSGISVIGYKVNISSTEDSQKIIDEVLNKFGRIDFLVNNAGITKDNLLLRMSEKDFDDVININLKSVFNLTKAAFKPMMKQKFGRIVNISSVVGLIGNAGQANYAASKAGIIGFTKSTAKEFASRNINVNAVTPGFIETEMTAELNEKQRETLLQNIPLKRMGKAEDVANLVKFLCSNKADYITGQVISVDGGMVM
- the fabF gene encoding beta-ketoacyl-ACP synthase II, producing the protein MNKRRVVITGMGALTPIGNSLSEFWNGLLNGKSGAALITKFDTTEFATKFACELKNFDATNFIDIKALKRMDPFTHYALVTAEMAMNDSGINLDQVNKERFGVIYGSGIGGMDTWESQHTNYIEGGPRKISPFFIPMMISDIAAGHISIKYGLKGPNYATTSACATSSHAIADAFMLVQRGSADLMVSGGSEAAITPMSIGGFNSARAISTWNDKPEVASRPFDKDRNGFVMGEGSGSIILEEYEHAVKRGAKIYGEIIGVGLTGDAYHVTAPPPEGEGAFRSMREAVRDGEINLTDIDYINAHGTSTELNDKNETQAIKNLFGEHAYKLSVSSTKSMTGHLLGAAGAIESIATLMALKEGIIPPTINLDEPSPECDLNYTPKVAVKKSINFAISNTFGFGGHNASLLFKKYEG
- a CDS encoding acyl carrier protein gives rise to the protein MDVEAKVKEIIMDKLGVEESQITPTASFTNDLGADSLDIVELVMGFESEFDISIPDEDAEKITTVGDATKYLSEKVAK